The DNA window GTAATAGAGCCCGAGGATCATGTCCTGCGACGGAACGATAATCGGCGCGCCGTTGGCGGGCGACAGCACGTTGTTGGTCGACATCATCAGGACCCGCGCTTCCAGCTGGGCCTCGAGGCTCAGCGGAACGTGCACGGCCATCTGGTCGCCGTCGAAGTCGGCGTTGAAGGCCGAGCAGACCAGCGGGTGCAGCTGGATCGCCTTGCCTTCGATCAGCGTCGGCTCGAAGGCCTGGATGCCCAGACGGTGAAGCGTCGGCGCCCGGTTCAGCATCACCGGGTGTTCGCGGATCACCTCGTCGAGAATGTCCCAGACCTCGGGACGTTCCTTCTCGACCAGCTTCTTGGCCTGCTTGACGGTCGAGGACAGCCCCTTGGCCTCGAGCCGCGAATAGATGAACGGCTTGAACAGCTCGAGCGCCATCTTCTTCGGCAGCCCGCACTGGTGCAGCTTCAGCTCGGGGCCGGTCACGATCACCGAACGGCCCGAGAAGTCGACCCGTTTGCCCAGAAGGTTCTGGCGGAACCGGCCCTGCTTGCCCTTGAGCATGTCGCTCAGCGATTTCAGCGGACGCTTGTTGGCGCCGGTGATGACCCGGCCGCGGCGGCCGTTATCGAACAGCGCATCGACCGATTCCTGCAGCATCCGCTTTTCGTTGCGGACGATGATGTCGGGCGCGCGCAGCTCGATCAGCCGTTTCAGACGGTTGTTCCGGTTGATCACCCGGCGGTAGAGGTCATTGAGATCCGACGTGGCGAAGCGGCCACCATCGAGCGGCACCAGAGGACGCAATTCCGGCGGGATGACCGGGATCACGGTCAGCACCATCCATTCCGGGCGGTTGCCGGATTCGATGAAGCTCTCAACGACCTTCAGCCGCTTGATGATCTTTTTCGGCTTCAGTTCGCCGGTGGCTTCCTTCAGTTCCTCGCGCAGCCGCTCTGCCTCGGCCTCGAGATCGATCTGCGACAGCATCTCGCGGATCGCCTCGGCGCCGATCCCGGCGGTGAAGGCATCGGCGCCGAACTGGTCCTGCGCGTCGAGATACTCTTCCTCGGTCATCATCTGGCCGTAGCTCAGATCGGTCAGACCGGGTTCGATCACCACGTAGTTCTCGAAATAGAGCACGCGTTCGAGATCGCGAAGCGTCATGTCCAGCATCAGGCCGATGCGCGAGGGCAGCGACTTGAGGAACCAGATATGCGCGACCGGCGCAGCCAGCTCGATATGGCCCATCCGCTCGCGGCGGACCTTCTGCAGCGTCACCTCGACACCGCATTTCTCGCAGACGACGCCGCGATATTTCATGCGCTTGTACTTGCCGCAAAGGCACTCGTAGTCCTTGATCGGTCCGAAGATCCGCGCACAGAAGAGACCGTCACGCTCGGGCTTGAACGTCCGGTAGTTGATGGTCTCGGGTTTCTTGATCTCGCCATAGGACCACGAAAGGATCCGTTCGGGCGAGGCCAGCGAGACCTTGATCTCGTCGAACTGCTTGGGCGAGGCCAGCGGGTTGAACGGGTTGGTGGTCAGTTCCTGGTTCATCTTGAAGTCCTTCAAATCAGCGCAAAGGGAGGGACAAGGGCGCGATTCTTCGCGGAAAAATCGTCACGAATTTTCCGCGAAAATTCATGCGCCCCTACTCGTCGTCCTCCGCGTCCAGGAGTTCCATGTTCAGCCCAAGGCCGCGGACTTCCTTCACCAGAACGTTGAAGGATTCCGGCACGCCGGCCTCGAAATTGTCTTCGCCCTTGACGATGGACTCATAGACCTTGGTCCGGCCCGCCACATCGTCCGACTTCACCGTCAGCATTTCCTGCAGGGTATAGGCGGCGCCATAGGCTTCCAGAGCCCAGACCTCCATCTCCCCGAAACGCTGGCCGCCGAACTGTGCCTTGCCGCCCAGGGGCTGCTGGGTGACGAGGCTGTAGGGCCCGGTCGACCGCGCGTGGATCTTCTCGTCGACAAGGTGGTGCAGCTTCAGCAGGTACTTCATGCCGACGGTGACCTTCCGGGCGAAACGTTCGCCCGTCTGGCCGTCGAACAGCACCGACTGCCCCGAGGTGTCGAAGCCCGCACGGATCAGCGCATCATTGATGTCCTGCTCCTTGGCGCCGTCGAAGACCGGAGTCGCGATCGGCACGCCGCGGGTCACCGAGGACGCGGATTCGACCAGATGCGCCTCGTCCATGTCGCGGATCACCTCGTCATAGACCTCGTCGCCATAGGCGTGATGCATCGCATCCCGCACCGGCGTCAGATCGCCCGAGCGCTTGTACTCGTGAAGCGCCTCCTGGATCTGCTGCCCCAGGCCGCGCGCGGCCCAGCCCATATGGGTCTCGAGGATCTGGCCGACGTTCATACGCGACGGCACGCCGAGCGGGTTCATCACCAGATCGACCGGGGTCCCGTCCTCGAGGAACGGCATGTCCTCCATCGGCACCACGCGCGAGACGACGCCCTTGTTGCCGTGACGGCCGGCCATCTTGTCGCCGGGCTGAAGCTTGCGCTTCACCGCGATGAAGACCTTGACCATCTTCATCACGCCGGGAGGCATGTCGTCGCCGCGGCGCACCTTCTCGACCTTGTCCTCGAAGCGGTGCTCAAGCGCACGTTTCTGCGCCTCGAACTGCGAGTTCAGGGCCTCGACCTGTCCGGCATCCTCTTCGCCTTCCAGGGCAAGCTGCCACCACTGGCCGCGCGACAGCGTTTCCAGCAGTTCCTCGGTGATCTCCGAGTTCGGCTTGACCCCGCGCGGCCCCTTCACGGCGACCTTGCCAAGGATCATCGACTTCAGACGCGCATAGATGTTGCGTTCCAGGATGCCCATCTCGTCGTCCCGGTCACGGGCAAGACGTTCGACTTCCTCGCGCTCGATCTGCAGGGCACGTTCGTCCTTTTCGACGCCGTGCCGGTTGAAGACCCGCACCTCGACGACGGTGCCGTAATCCCCCGGCGGCAGGCGCAGCGAGGTATCCCGCACATCAGACGCCTTTTCGCCGAAGATCGCCCGAAGAAGCTTTTCTTCCGGAGTCATCGGGCTTTCGCCCTTGGGCGTGATCTTGCCCACGAGAATATCGCCCGGGCCGACTTCGGCGCCGATATAGACGATGCCTGCCTCGTCGAGGTTGCGCAGGGCTTCCTCGCCGACATTGGGGATGTCGCGGGTGATCTCTTCCGGACCCAGCTTGGTATCGCGGGCGGCGACCTCGAATTCCTCGATATGGATCGAGGTGAAGACGTCATCGCGGGCGACCCGTTCCGAGATCAGGATCGAGTCCTCGTAGTTGTAGCCGTTCCAGGGCATGAACGCGACGGCCACGTTCTTGCCGAGGGCCAGCTCGCCCATGTCGGTCGACGGGCCGTCGGCGATCACCTCGCCCTTCAGCACCGTGTCGCCCACCTTCACCAGAGGCTTCTGGTTGATGCAGGTGTTCTGGTTCGACCGCTGGAACTTGCGCAGACGGTAGATGTCGACGCCCGGATCGCCCGGCTCCAGATCTTCCGTCGCCCGGATCACGATCCGCTGCGCATCGACCTGGTCGATGATCCCGCCGCGGCGGGCCTGGATCGCGGCGCCCGAGTCGATGGCGACCTTGCTTTCCATGCCGGTGCCCACGAAGGGCGCATCGGCCTGCAGCAGAGGCACGGCCTGACGCTGCATGTTCGCGCCCATCAGCGCGCGGTTGGCGTCGTCGTTTTCGAGGAACGGGATCAGCGAGGCCCCGACCGAGACCAGCTGCTTCGGAGACACGTCGATCAGGTCGACAGTGTCGACCGGGTTCAGCGTATATTCACCGGCCTGCCGGGTGTTGACCATCTCGTTGAGAAACTTGCCGTCCTCGTCGAGCGTGGCGTTGGCCTGAGCCACGACGTGCCGCATCTCTTCGGTCGCGGACATGTAGTGGACCTCGTCGGTCACCTGGCCCTCATTGACCACCCGGTAAGGGGTCTCGATGAAGCCGTACTTGTTCACCCGCGCGAAGGTGGCCAGCGAGTTGATCAGACCGATGTTCGGCCCCTCGGGCGTCTCGATCGGGCACATCCGGCCATAGTGGGTGGGGTGAACGTCGCGCACCTCGAAGCCCGCGCGCTCACGGGTCAGACCGCCCGGCCCGAGGGCCGAGAGGCGCCGCTTGTGGGTGACTTCCGACAGCGGGTTGTTCTGGTCCATGAACTGCGACAGCTGCGAGGACCCGAAGAACTCGCGCACCGCGGCAGCCGCGGGCTTGGCGTTGATTAGATCCTGCGGCATCACCGTGTCGATCTCGACCGAGGACATCCGCTCCTTGATGGCGCGTTCCATCCGCAGCAGGCCGACGCGGTACTGGTTTTCCATCAGCTCGCCGACGGACCGGACCCGGCGGTTGCCGAGGTGGTCGATATCGTCGACTTCGCCCTTGCCGTCGCGCAATTCGACCAGGGCCTTGATGCACGAGATGATGTCGTCATGGCGCAGCGTGCGCTGGGTGTCGGGCGCATCGAGGTTCAGGCGCATGTTCATCTTGACCCGGCCGACGGCCGACAGGTCGTAGCGTTCGGAATCGAAGAACAGCGAGTTGAACAGGTTGGTCGCGGCCTCGACGGTCGGCGGCTCGCCCGGGCGCATGACGCGGTAGATGTCCATGAGCGCGGTGTCGCGGCCCATGTTCTTGTCCATCGCCATGGTGTTGCGCATGTACGGGCCGACGGTGACATTGTCGATGTCCAGCACCGGGATGTCGGTGATGCCCGCATCCAGCAGCTCTTTCAGAGTGCCGCCGGTGACATCGCCATCCTTGTCGACGACCCAGGTCAGCTCGTCGCCGGCCTCGACATAGATCGCGCCGGTCTCTTCGTTGATGATGTCCTTGGCGACATAACGGCCGACGATATGGTCGAACGGCACCATCAGCTCGGTGACCCGGCCTTCCTCAATCAGCTTCTTGACCTGACGCGGCGTGACCTTGTCACCGGCCTTGCAGATCACCTCGCCGGTATCGGCATCGACCAGATCATAGGTCGGACGGGTGCCGCGCACGCGTTCGGGGAAGAACTTGGTGACCCAGCCGCGGTTGCGTTCCAGCCGGAACGAGACGGTATCGTAATAGGCATCCATGATGCCTTCCTGATCGAGCCCCAGCGCATAGAGCAGGGTCGTCACCGGCAGCTTCCGGCGGCGGTCGATCCGCGCGAAGACGATGTCCTTGGCGTCGAATTCGAAATCGAGCCAGGAGCCGCGATAGGGAATGATCCGGCAGGCAAAGAGCAGCTTGCCCGAGGAATGGGTCTTGCCCTTGTCATGGTCGAAGAAGACGCCCGGGGACCGGTGCATCTGGGACACGATCACCCGTTCGGTCCCGTTCACGATGAAGGTCCCGTTCTGGGTCATGAGCGGCATGTCGCCCATGAACACGTCCTGTTCCTTGATGTCCTTCACCGACTTGGCGCCGGTATCCTCGTCGACATCAAACACGATCAGACGCAGCGTCACCTTGAGCGGCGCCGAGTAGGTCATGTCGCGCTGCTGGCATTCCTCGACATCGTATTTCGGCTTCTCGAGCTCGTAACGAACGAATTCGAGCACGGCCGTCTCGTTGAAGTCCTTGATCGGGAAGACCGACTGGAACACCCCCTGGATGCCCTCGCCATCGGCGGGTGCCGCCCCGTCGCCGGAGTTCAGGAACAGATCATAGGAGGATTTCTGGACCTCGATGAGGTTCGGCATCTCCAGAACTTCCTGGATCTTGCCGTAGTATTTGCGGAGTCGTTTCTGGCCAACGTAGCTCTGAGCCATGTGTGGTCTCACCTTTCGTCTGTCGCGGGCGCATCCGCCGTCGGGCCCCGGTGGCGCGCCGCTCGCGATGAAGGGGGGTAAGGTTCAATTCCTGCGGACCGTCCCACCGACCGCTCCCGAACCTAGAACCGCACCTTGGAAAGAGCTTACGGATCAAGCCCTTTCCAAGACAGGTTCGGCTGGGCCCGGACGAACCGCCGGACCCAGCCAACATTCCTCAGGTCACGGGCACGCGGCCCGCGGTCCCGATCACTTCAGCTCGACTTCGGCGCCAGCCGCTTCGAGTTTGCCTTTGATGTCCTCGGCTTCGGCCTTGTCGACGCCTTCCTTGACGGCTTTGCCGCCGGCTTCGACCAGGTCCTTAGCTTCTTTCAGGCCAAGGCCGGTGATCGCGCGGACTTCCTTGATGACGTTGATCTTGTTCGCGCCAGCCGATTTCAGGATGACGTCGAATTCGGTCTGCTCTTCGGCAGCTGCGGCTTCGCCACCGGCAGCCGGGCCTGCCATCATCACGGCGCCGCCGGCGGCGGGCTCGATGCCGTATTCGTCTTTCAGGATGGTTTTCAGTTCCTGGGCCTCGAGAAGCGTGAGGTTCACGATCTCTTCGGCGAGTTTTTTCAGATCAGCCATTTTCTGTTCCGTTCTTTCACATTGTCTGTTCCAACGCGAGGCATCTGCCTTCACGCGGGATCACAAGTTGCTCAAGCGGCTTCCGCACGCTCCTCGATGGTCGAGAGGATGCTCGCGATATTGGAAGCGGGCGCGCCAATCGCACCGGCGATGTTCGCGGCGGGTGCACCGATGCAGCCGACGATCGAAGCGATAAGCTCCTCGCGCGACGGCATTTCGGACACTGCCTTGACACCGGCCCGGTCCAGGGCCGTCTCACCCATGGCGCCGCCGAGGATCTCGAATTTCGAGTTGTCCTTGGCAAAGCCTTCCGCGACCTTGGCAGCAGCCACCGGGTCCTCGGAATAGGTCAGAACGGTCATGCCCGTCAGAAGAGTGGCCAAGCTTGCGCAGGGCTTTCCTTCCAGGGCGATCTTGGCGAGCCTGTTCTTGGCGACGCGGACGGACCCACCCGCTTCACGCATGCGTGCGCGCAGGTCCTGCATCTCGGCAACCGTGAGACCCGCGTAGTGGGCAACCACCACGACGCCAGAGCTTTCGAAGATCTGGCCGAGTTCCTCGACCACTTTCTCTTTCTGGGCTCTATCCACAGTTTCACTCCAATTTGGGGGTTTCCCCCCGGCTCTAGGTTTGCCGGCCTGCTTGCCGGCTTTCGGGTCCGTATGGGTCCCGAGGCCAGGATCGCCCGAGGGTTTCCCCACGGAATTCTGTCTCGTTTCCCCATCTCGGGAAGGATATTAAGCGGGGATGACCCCCACACCCTCCGTCTCGGACAGGACGGGGCGTTTCCGCCCCGCCATTCCCGGGCACGAGTCCCGGAAACTCTCTCTAGGATAGGGGTTCACCTGCCCCAGATCAATTGCCAGTTGCCGAGGTCACGTCGACCGACACGCCCGGGCCCATGGTCGAGCTGAGGCTCACCTTCTTCATGTAGGTGCCCTTGGCGCCGGCCGGCTTGGCCTTGACCACGGCATCGACGAAGGCGCGCACGTTCTCGGCCAGCTTGGCGGCATCGAACGACGCCTTGCCGACGCCGGCATGAATCACGCCCGCCTTCTCGACCCGGAACTGGACCTCACCGCCCTTGGCGGCCTGAACCGCAGAGGCGACATCCATGGTGACGGTGCCGACCTTGGGGTTCGGCATCAGGTTGCGGGGACCCAAGATCTTGCCCAGACGACCGACGATCGGCATCATGTCCGGGGTCGCGATGCAGCGATCGAACTCGATCGCGCCGCCCTGAATGGTCTCCATCAGATCCTCGGCCCCGACGATATCGGCGCCAGCGGCCTTGGCCTCATCGGCCTTGGCGCCGCGGGCGAAGACCGCCACACGCACGGTCTTGCCGGTGCCGTTCGGCAGGGTGACGACGCCACGGACCATCTGGTCGGCATGGCGCGGATCGACGCCGAGATTCAGCGCGATTTCCAGCGTCTCGTCAAACTTGGCCGAGGCGTTTTCCTTGACGAGGCTCACCGCCTCCTCGACCGACAGGTTTTCCTTGCCGGCAAAGGCTTCCCGCGCGGCGCGGACACGTTTCCCATGTTTCGCCATTGCGCTTACCCCTTAACCTCGATGCCCATCGAGCGGGCCGACCCCAGGATGATCTGCATCGCGCCCTCGACATCGCTGGCGTTCAGATCCTTCATCTTCGCTTCGGCGATCTCGCGCACCTGGGCGACGGTCACGGTGCCGGCAGTCTCGCGACCGGGCTTTTCCGAGCCTTTCGGACGGTTCCGCTTGCCGACCGGCTTCAGGCCCGCCGCCTTCTTGAGGTAGTAAGACGCCGGGGGCGTCTTGATGTCCATCGAGAAGGACTTGTCCTGGTAGTAGGTGATGACCGTCGGGCACGGCGCACCGGGCTCCATGTCCTGGGTCTTGGCGTTGAACGCCTTGCAGAATTCCATGATGTTGATGCCGCGCTGACCGAGCGCGGGACCGACTGGCGGCGACGGGTTCGCCTGACCCGCCTTCACCTGAAGCTTGAGCTTCCCGATTACCTTCTTGGCCATCTGGCCATCTCCTTCAATTCACCGCGCCGGACCCCTCGCGAGGGCGGCGCTTCGGTTTAGTGGTGCGGTCCGCGGGCGCGCCCGCTCGCCTCCCACAGGATCCGCGTCAGAGCTGCCCCTTGGACACCTGAGCGAATTCCAACTCGACCGGGGTCGCCCGGCCGAAGATCGACACCGTCACCTTGAGGCGCTGGTTGTCGTCATCCACTTCCTCGACCATGCCCGAGAAGCCCTCGAAGGGACCGTCGGTCACGGTCACGTTCTCGCCGATCTCGAAGGTGATCAGCGAACGCGGTTGCGCCTCGCCTTCCTCGGCCCGGTTGAGAACCTGGTTCACTTCCTCGTCGCGCATCGGCATCGGCTTGCCCTGCGGCCCGAGGAACCCGGTCACCCGGTTGATCTGCGTGACGAGGTGGTAGCCGCGATCCGTCATCTCCATGCGCACCAGCACATAGCCGGGCATGAAGCGCCGCTCGGTCGTCACCTTCTTGCCGCGCCGGATCTCGATGACCTCTTCGGTCGGCACCAGGACTTCGTCGATCTCTTCCTCGAGACCGGCATCCGCCACGGCTTGCTTGATCTGTTCGGCAACCTTCTTCTCGAAGTTCGAGAGAACGCTAACCGAATACCACCGCTTCGCCATGTTGACCGTTACCTCGTGTCCGTCGGCCGTTCGGGCCGCGATAATTCTGCGTTGTCCGGAACAAAAAACAGCGCGCAACCCGAATCGATGCACGCCGGCGCCCGGAAAAGTGCGTAGGCCTTACCGCCCCAGCCGTCCGGTTTCAAGCCCGGCGCGCAGCGACGGCCCCGACCTCAACCGAAAAACGCGAGCAGCGCCTGCAAACCGATCCTGATCAACCAGTCGACAAGAAAGAAGAACACGGCCATCACCGTGGCCATCGCGAAAACCATGATCGTGGTCAGGAACACCTCGCGCCGGGTCGGCCAGACCACCTTCGAGATTTCCGAGCGGGTCTGCTGAATGAACTGAAGAGGGTTCGCCATGGGCCTGCGGGGTCCGTTCTGCCTGTTAACCGGG is part of the Rhodovulum sp. MB263 genome and encodes:
- the rpoB gene encoding DNA-directed RNA polymerase subunit beta, with amino-acid sequence MAQSYVGQKRLRKYYGKIQEVLEMPNLIEVQKSSYDLFLNSGDGAAPADGEGIQGVFQSVFPIKDFNETAVLEFVRYELEKPKYDVEECQQRDMTYSAPLKVTLRLIVFDVDEDTGAKSVKDIKEQDVFMGDMPLMTQNGTFIVNGTERVIVSQMHRSPGVFFDHDKGKTHSSGKLLFACRIIPYRGSWLDFEFDAKDIVFARIDRRRKLPVTTLLYALGLDQEGIMDAYYDTVSFRLERNRGWVTKFFPERVRGTRPTYDLVDADTGEVICKAGDKVTPRQVKKLIEEGRVTELMVPFDHIVGRYVAKDIINEETGAIYVEAGDELTWVVDKDGDVTGGTLKELLDAGITDIPVLDIDNVTVGPYMRNTMAMDKNMGRDTALMDIYRVMRPGEPPTVEAATNLFNSLFFDSERYDLSAVGRVKMNMRLNLDAPDTQRTLRHDDIISCIKALVELRDGKGEVDDIDHLGNRRVRSVGELMENQYRVGLLRMERAIKERMSSVEIDTVMPQDLINAKPAAAAVREFFGSSQLSQFMDQNNPLSEVTHKRRLSALGPGGLTRERAGFEVRDVHPTHYGRMCPIETPEGPNIGLINSLATFARVNKYGFIETPYRVVNEGQVTDEVHYMSATEEMRHVVAQANATLDEDGKFLNEMVNTRQAGEYTLNPVDTVDLIDVSPKQLVSVGASLIPFLENDDANRALMGANMQRQAVPLLQADAPFVGTGMESKVAIDSGAAIQARRGGIIDQVDAQRIVIRATEDLEPGDPGVDIYRLRKFQRSNQNTCINQKPLVKVGDTVLKGEVIADGPSTDMGELALGKNVAVAFMPWNGYNYEDSILISERVARDDVFTSIHIEEFEVAARDTKLGPEEITRDIPNVGEEALRNLDEAGIVYIGAEVGPGDILVGKITPKGESPMTPEEKLLRAIFGEKASDVRDTSLRLPPGDYGTVVEVRVFNRHGVEKDERALQIEREEVERLARDRDDEMGILERNIYARLKSMILGKVAVKGPRGVKPNSEITEELLETLSRGQWWQLALEGEEDAGQVEALNSQFEAQKRALEHRFEDKVEKVRRGDDMPPGVMKMVKVFIAVKRKLQPGDKMAGRHGNKGVVSRVVPMEDMPFLEDGTPVDLVMNPLGVPSRMNVGQILETHMGWAARGLGQQIQEALHEYKRSGDLTPVRDAMHHAYGDEVYDEVIRDMDEAHLVESASSVTRGVPIATPVFDGAKEQDINDALIRAGFDTSGQSVLFDGQTGERFARKVTVGMKYLLKLHHLVDEKIHARSTGPYSLVTQQPLGGKAQFGGQRFGEMEVWALEAYGAAYTLQEMLTVKSDDVAGRTKVYESIVKGEDNFEAGVPESFNVLVKEVRGLGLNMELLDAEDDE
- the rplL gene encoding 50S ribosomal protein L7/L12 → MADLKKLAEEIVNLTLLEAQELKTILKDEYGIEPAAGGAVMMAGPAAGGEAAAAEEQTEFDVILKSAGANKINVIKEVRAITGLGLKEAKDLVEAGGKAVKEGVDKAEAEDIKGKLEAAGAEVELK
- the rplJ gene encoding 50S ribosomal protein L10, which gives rise to MDRAQKEKVVEELGQIFESSGVVVVAHYAGLTVAEMQDLRARMREAGGSVRVAKNRLAKIALEGKPCASLATLLTGMTVLTYSEDPVAAAKVAEGFAKDNSKFEILGGAMGETALDRAGVKAVSEMPSREELIASIVGCIGAPAANIAGAIGAPASNIASILSTIEERAEAA
- the rplA gene encoding 50S ribosomal protein L1; the protein is MAKHGKRVRAAREAFAGKENLSVEEAVSLVKENASAKFDETLEIALNLGVDPRHADQMVRGVVTLPNGTGKTVRVAVFARGAKADEAKAAGADIVGAEDLMETIQGGAIEFDRCIATPDMMPIVGRLGKILGPRNLMPNPKVGTVTMDVASAVQAAKGGEVQFRVEKAGVIHAGVGKASFDAAKLAENVRAFVDAVVKAKPAGAKGTYMKKVSLSSTMGPGVSVDVTSATGN
- the rplK gene encoding 50S ribosomal protein L11, yielding MAKKVIGKLKLQVKAGQANPSPPVGPALGQRGINIMEFCKAFNAKTQDMEPGAPCPTVITYYQDKSFSMDIKTPPASYYLKKAAGLKPVGKRNRPKGSEKPGRETAGTVTVAQVREIAEAKMKDLNASDVEGAMQIILGSARSMGIEVKG
- the nusG gene encoding transcription termination/antitermination protein NusG, translating into MAKRWYSVSVLSNFEKKVAEQIKQAVADAGLEEEIDEVLVPTEEVIEIRRGKKVTTERRFMPGYVLVRMEMTDRGYHLVTQINRVTGFLGPQGKPMPMRDEEVNQVLNRAEEGEAQPRSLITFEIGENVTVTDGPFEGFSGMVEEVDDDNQRLKVTVSIFGRATPVELEFAQVSKGQL
- the secE gene encoding preprotein translocase subunit SecE yields the protein MANPLQFIQQTRSEISKVVWPTRREVFLTTIMVFAMATVMAVFFFLVDWLIRIGLQALLAFFG